From a single Populus nigra chromosome 18, ddPopNigr1.1, whole genome shotgun sequence genomic region:
- the LOC133677895 gene encoding uncharacterized protein At1g28695-like produces the protein MNGLKNHCNHIIAFSLLFLTLLCGLITFKPFSPFQYYTRNVTSTSQKDALGLALAEASTENKAVIIAMVNKAFVEGDDKSMLDLFLDSFWHGENTRGLVDNLLLVNVDQASYERCKFLRLHCYKLETDGVKFDKEEVYMSDEFIKMMWRRTLFLGQVLRRGYNFIFTDADVLWLRNPFPRLSFNKNIDLQISTDRFNGDQWSQTNPINTGFFMIRSNKNTIQLFDLWYERKDKSTGQKEQDVLNGMLHGGVFKKLGLRVRFLDTLYFSGFCQDSKDIRAVTTVHANCCRTISAKITDLSAVIDDWKRFKRSAVNKTSTFGNLKHEACAHSWGK, from the exons ATGAATGGTCTCAAGAACCATTGCAACCACATCATTGCCTTTTCCCTTCTGTTCCTTACTTTACTATGTGGATTAATCACCTTCAAGCCTTTCTCTCCATTCCAGTATTACACA AGAAACGTGACCAGTACTAGCCAAAAAGATGCACTGGGACTGGCTTTGGCTGAGGCATCGACAGAAAACAAAGCTGTGATAATCGCTATGGTAAACAAGGCCTTTGTAGAGGGTGACGATAAGTCAATGCTAGACCTTTTCTTGGATAGTTTCTGGCATGGTGAAAATACGAGAGGTTTGGTTGATAATCTCCTGCTTGTTAATGTTGATCAAGCGTCCTATGAACGGTGCAAGTTTCTCCGGCTTCACTGTTACAAACTTGAAACAGATGGTGTGAAATTTGATAAGGAGGAAGTGTACATGTCCGATGAATTTATCAAGATGATGTGGAGGAGAACCTTGTTTCTTGGACAAGTACTCAGACGTGGCTATAACTTCATTTTTACG GATGCTGATGTATTGTGGTTAAGGAACCCATTTCCAAGGCTGAGCTTCAACAAAAACATTGATCTACAAATAAGTACAGATAGGTTCAATGGTGATCAATGGTCACAGACCAACCCAATAAACACGGGCTTCTTCATGATCAGGTCAAACAAGAACACTATTCAATTATTTGACTTGTGGTATGAAAGGAAAGACAAGTCTACTGGACAGAAAGAGCAAGATGTTTTAAATGGAATGCTTCATGGAGGTGTATTTAAGAAGCTAGGCCTTAGAGTAAGGTTCCTGGACACCCTCTACTTCAGTGGATTCTGTCAGGATAGCAAGGACATTAGAGCTGTTACAACTGTTCATGCCAATTGTTGTCGAACGATTAGTGCCAAGATTACTGACTTATCTGCTGTTATAGATGATTGGAAGAGATTCAAGCGGTCTGCGGTCAATAAGACATCAACATTTGGAAATTTGAAGCATGAGGCGTGTGCACATTCATGGGGGAAATGA
- the LOC133677794 gene encoding metacaspase-1-like: protein MYMLVNCSNCHTLLQHPPGANSICCAICHAITYIADPRLAPPPPARSYSSSSHYQHYPPPPHPFQEIPSPFSHAPPGPPPAVHGTKRAVICAVSYKNTKNELKGCINDAMCMKYLLVNRFNFPQSSIIMLTEEETDPYRRPTKSNMRLALSWLVQGCQPGDSLVFHFSGHGSQQKDYNGDELDGYDETLCPTDFETQGMIVDDEINAVIVKPISHGVKLHAIIDACHSGTVLDLPFLCRMDRFSGKYVWEDHRPRSGVWKGTSGGEVISFSGCDDDQTSADTSALSKITSTGVMTYSFIQAIERGHRTTYGSMLNAMRATIRKRTNEHGGGVHGGGVVPTLISMLLAGRNYRGGNTQEPQLTASEPFDVYSKPFSL, encoded by the exons ATGTACATGTTAGTCAACTGTTCAAACTGCCACACCCTTTTGCAGCATCCACCAGGAGCCAACTCCATCTGCTGTGCTATCTGCCATGCCATCACCTACATAGCTGATCCTCGCTTAGCCCCACCACCGCCTGCTCGATCTTACTCATCCTCGAGCCACTACCAGCATTACCCTCCCCCGCCTCATCCTTTTCAAGAAATTCCATCACCATTCAGTCATGCGCCTCCTGGACCACCACCTGCTGTCCATGGCACAAAGCGTGCTGTGATTTGTGCGGTGTCTTATAAGAATACTAAGAATGAACTCAAAGGGTGCATTAATGATGCCATGTGCATGAAGTATTTGTTGGTTAATAGGTTCAACTTCCCTCAATCCTCCATCATCATGCTCACTG AGGAAGAGACTGATCCTTATAGGCGGCCAACTAAATCCAACATGAGATTGGCATTGTCATGGCTCGTGCAAGGATGTCAGCCTGGAGATTCGTTAGTGTTTCATTTTTCCGGTCATGGTTCGCAGCAGAAGGATTACAATGGAGATGAGTTGGATGGATATGATGAAACACTTTGTCCAACAGATTTTGAAACTCAAGGAATGATTGTTGATGATGAGATCAATGCAGTAATTGTCAAGCCTATTTCCCATGGTGTTAAGCTTCATGCCATCATTGATGCTTGCCATAGTGGCACTGTGCTGGATTTACCGTTTCTCTGCAGAATGGATAGGTTT AGCGGGAAGTATGTTTGGGAAGATCATCGCCCTCGATCAGGAGTTTGGAAAGGGACAAGTGGTGGGGAAGTGATCTCCTTCAGTGGCTGCGATGATGATCAAACCTCTGCAGACACTTCG GCTCTATCAAAGATCACTTCAACAGGTGTAATGACTTATTCATTCATCCAAGCAATCGAGCGCGGACATAGAACTACATACGGCAGCATGCTAAATGCAATGCGGGCTACCATCCGTAAGAGGACCAATGAGCATGGTGGTGGTGTGCATGGTGGTGGTGTTGTACCAACACTTATCTCAATGCTATTAGCAGGGAGGAATTACAGAGGAGGGAACACACAG GAACCACAGTTAACTGCTAGCGAACCATTTGATGTGTATTCAAAACCTTTCTCCTTGTAG
- the LOC133678074 gene encoding probable pterin-4-alpha-carbinolamine dehydratase, chloroplastic: protein MGTTATTTTRFPFSLPPPKSYPPHNHHHFKVSILTPIITPSLRLQAMGAGDKLGEFGARDPFPAEIESGFAEKVLGNVNTEHKILIPTVSALSLSQQECTPISPLQDPMSKDDAQKLLKKVLGWRLLDEEGGLKLQCLWKLRDFKCGVELVNRIYKATESSGHFPNVHLEQPNQVRAELWTASLGGLSLNDFIVAAKIDEIKTSDLVPKKRVWA from the exons ATGGGTACCACCGCCACAACCACCACTCGCTTCCCCTTCTCCCTCCCACCCCCTAAATCCTATCCTCCACACAACCACCACCACTTCAAAGTCTCCATCTTGACTCCCATTATAACCCCCTCTTTGAGACTCCAAGCTATGGGAGCTGGCGACAAGTTAGGTGAATTTGGTGCCAGAGACCCTTTTCCTGCTGAAATAGAAAGTGGGTTTGCTGAGAAAGTGTTAGGAAATGTTAATACTGAACATAAGATTCTCATTCCTACTGTTTctgctctttctctttctcagcAAGAGTGTACTCCTATATCTCCTTTGCAAGATCCCATGTCTAAAGATGATGCTCAAAAACTGTTAAAGAAG GTTCTAGGCTGGAGACTCCTGGATGAAGAAGGCGGACTGAAACTGCAATGCTTGTGGAAGTTGAGAGATTTTAAATGTGGGGTTGAGCTTGTCAATAGAATTTACAAAGCTACAGAATCAAGTGGCCATTTCCCAAATGTGCACTTGGAACAGCCCAATCAAGTTAGAGCTGAACTATGGACTGCATCCCTTG GTGGCTTGAGTTTGAATGATTTCATTGTTGCGGCCAAGATTGATGAGATTAAGACATCTGACCTTGTCCCTAAAAAAAGAGTCTGGGCATAG